In Agrococcus jenensis, the genomic window TCGCCGCCGGCGGCCTGCAGCATCTCGGTGAGCGCGGTCGCGACCGCCGAGGTCGCCGCGTGCAGCGACGGCGGGGCGGATGCGGCTGCCGACGAGAGCCGCTGGACGGCCTCGGCCGGCGGCAGCTCGGCGGTGGTCTCGGTGAAGGCGCGGCCGAGCGCGGTCGCCTGCTCGGGCTCGATGCGCTGCTGCGCGTCGAGCACCCGCTGCTCCACGCGGCCGGAGTCGAGGATGAGCACCGCGAGCAGCCGCGTCTCGGCGACCGCGACGAGCTCGACGCGGCGCACCCCTGCGGGGCGCCGCATCGGCACCTGGACGAGCGCGACCTGGTTCGTGAGGCTCGAGAGCAGGCGCGCGGTGCGCGCGAGCACGTCGTCGCGGTCGACGGCCTCGTCGAGGAAGCGCGTGATGGCCACGCGCTGCGCGGCGGTGAGGGGCTGCATGCGCTGCAGCCGGTCGACGAACACGCGGTAGCCCTTGTCGGTCGGCACCCGCCCGGAGGAGGTGTGCGGAGCGACGATGAGCTCCTCCTCCTCGAGGAGCGCCATGTCGTTGCGGATGGTGGCGGCGGAGACGCCGAACGCGTGGCGCTCGACGATCGACTTCGAGCCCACCGGCTCGCGCATCGCCACGTAGTCCTGCACGATGGCCCGCAGCACATCGAGGCCGCGATCCGAGACCATCCGCGCTCCTCTCGTCCGGTGGGGACGCATCCGCTGTGGACGCACCCCTTGGCACTCCCGTCGTCTGACTGCCAATCCTACCGCGAGCGGCGCGAAGTCTCGGATGCCATGCACAGCCGATCGGGCGCACAATGGGCCCGCGACGCCCCGCGCTCCGCGAGGCCGACACGAAAGGCATGCCATGACCGATCCCAACGCTCCCCGCGGGGAGCAGCCCGTTCCCCCGGAGCACCCGGAGGGCTTCGACGTCACCCATGAGCAGCACGCCGCCCCGAGCGCTCCTGCGGCGCCCGCGCCCGGCGTGGGCCAGCCCGCGCAGTCCTTCTCCTCCCCCGCTGAGGTGCCCGGACCGCCCGCGTTCGGCGGCGCCCCGCAGGCCGGCCAGGAGTGGCAGCAGGGCCAGCAGGCATCCGGCGGCGCATCGGCCGCCCCCCGCCCCGGCGAGCAGCCCTTCGGCGGTGCCGGCTCGAGCGCCCCGCAGTACGGCCAGGGCCAGTCAGGGCAGGGCCAGTACGGGCAGGGCCAGTTCGGCCAGGGTCAGCCGGGGCAGCCTGGTCAGCCTCCCTACGGCCAGCCGCAGTACGGCCAGCCGCAGTCGGGCCAGCAGTACGGCGGCCCGCAGCAGTACGGCCAGCAGCCGCAGTACGGCGCCCCCGGGCAGCCGCAGTACGCGGCCGCCGCGCCGATGTCGCCCGTCGACGAGAAGAACGCCGGCATGTGGGGTCATCTCTCCGGCCTCTCGACGATCGTCACCGGTGGCTACGGCGGCTGGGTCGGGCCGCTCATCGTCTACATGATCTACAAGGACCGGAGCGCGTTCGCGAGGCAGGAGTCGAAGGAGGCGCTGAACTTCGGCATCCTCATGACGATCGTCACCGTCGGACTGCTCGTCGTCGGCACCATCCTGAGCTTCGTCGGGATCGGCTTCATCCTGCTCATCCTCTGGTGGGTGCCGGGCCTGCTCCAGGTGATCTTCTCGATCGTCGGCGCCATGCGCGTCAACAGCGGCGGCTCGTACCGCTACCCGTTCAACTGGCGGCTCGTGAAGTAGGCCGCAGCCTCAGGGCAGCAGCCGCCGCACCACCGCGTCGGCCAGGAGCCGCCCTCGCAGCGTCGGGACCACCCGGCCGGCGAGGGCGGCTCCTCCGTCGATGAGCTCGTCGGCGATGAGGCCCGCGACCTCGCGGCGCCCCTCCGGCTCGAGCATCGAGATCGGCAGGCCGTCGACGATGCGCGACTCGAGCAGCACCCGCTCGACGCGGCGCGTCTCGTCGTCGAGCACCTCGCGCGCGAGCGCGGGCGAGGCGCCGGCGAGCAGCCGGTCGCGGTAGGCGGCCGGATGCTTGACGTTCCACCAGCGCACGCCGCCGACGTGGCTGTGCGCGCCGGGCCCGAAGCCCCACCAGTCCTGGCCGCGCCAGTAGGCGAGGTTGTGGCGGGCGACGCGGTCGCCGCGCGCCCAGTTCGACACCTCGTACCACTCGAACCCGGCGGCGCCGAGCGTCGCATCCGCCGCCTCGTACATCGCGGCCTGCAGGTCGTCGTCGGGCGCGGTGAGCTCGCCCTTGCGGATGCGGCGGGCGAGCGCGGTGCCGTCCTCGACGATGAGCGCGTAGGCCGAGATGTGGTCCGGCTCCATCGCGACGGCCGCGTCGAGCGACCGCTGCCAGTCGTCGAGCGACTCCCCCGGCGCCCCGTAGATGAGGTCGACGGAGACCTCGAGGCCGGCGTCGCGCGCCCAGCCGACGACGAGCGGCACGCGCTCGGGGTCGTGGGTGCGGTCGAGCGCCGCGAGCACGTGCGGCACGGCCGACTGCATCCCGAACGAGACGCGCGTGACGCCGCCCGCGCGCAGCTGCGCGAGGCCGCCTGCGTCGATCGAGTCGGGGTTCGCCTCGACCGAGACCTCCGCATCCGGGGCGAGCCCGAAGGCATCCCGCACGCCCGCGAGCATGGTCAGCAGGTCGCCCGCCGGCAGCAGCGTGGGCGTGCCGCCGCCGAAGAAGACCGTCTGCGCCGGTCGCAGCGGGCCGAGCTCGGCGAGCGAGGCCGCGGCGAGCGCGATCTCGGCGGCGACGTCGTCCGGGTAGCCGGCGCGCGTCGCACCGCGAAGCTCATCGGCCGTGTAGGTGTTGAAGTCGCAGTAGCCGCACCGCACCGAGCAGAACGGCACGTGCAGGTAGACGCCGAACGGGCCGTCGACGGCGGTGCCCAGCGGCAGCCGCCCGTCCGTCGGCGCGGCCTCGCCCTCCGGCAGCCGCCCCATCGTCAGCGGACGTCGATCGAGCGCAGCACGTCCATGAACCGGTCGTGGTAGCGGCGCCGGAGCGCCCGCGCGAACGGGGTGCCGAGCCGGGCCCACAAGGCGTCCTGCCGGACGATCGCCCGGAAGTGCAGGAAGACGGTCTCGTCCTCGGCGATCTCGACGGTGAAGCGCTCCTCGCCGGCGAGCGGGTGGCCCTCGAGCGAGCCGACGATGACGACGTGGGTGCTCGGCTCCTCCTCGACCGCGATCACGCGCATCGGGGCATGGATCTGCATGCCGGCGACGCGGATGCGCTGGTCGACCGAGTCGCCCGGCTGCAGGAACGGCTCGCCGTCGGGGCCGAAGTCCTGCTGCGGCTCGATGCTCGCCGCGCGCGTCGCCTCGGTGCCGTCGAAGCCCACAGGCCGGTAGACGGTGCCCTCCTCGGTGCCGACGACGTCGACCTCGATGCCCGAGAGCCGCTGGATCTTCCAGGTGCGGAGCGCGGCGACGGCCGCGTCGTAGCGCGGTCGGCCGTGCCCGATGCGGGCGCGCTTCTGCACGACCTCGAAGCCCTTCGGCGGGAACCGGTGGAAGTCGAAGTGCGCGGTGGCGCCCACGGCGCCGTAGTTCGTCGAGCGCTCGCCGATCGGCTTCACAGTGCTGTCCTCCTCGCGTGGGCTGCCGCCGTCACTTGGCGTCCTTCTTCGTCTCGCCGGTCGAGAGCGCGGCGATGAACGCCTCCTGGGGGACCTCGACGCGACCGACCATCTTCATGCGCTTCTTGCCCTCCTTCTGCTTCTCGAGCAGCTTGCGCTTGCGGGTGATGTCGCCGCCGTAGCACTTCGCGAGCACGTCCTTGCGGATGGCCCGGATCGTCTCGCGCGCGATGATCCGTGCGCCGATCGCGGCCTGGATCGGCACCTCGAACTGCTGGCGCGGGATGAGCTCGCGCAGCTTGCCCGCCATGAGCACGCCGTAGGCGTAGGCCTTGTCGCGGTGCACGATCGCGCTGAACGCGTCGACCTGCTCGCCCTGCAGCAGGATGTCGACCTTGACGAGGTCGCCCTCCTCCTCGCCGTCGACCTCGTAGTCGAGCGAGGCGTAGCCCTGCGTGCGCGACTTCAGCTGGTCGAAGAAGTCGAAGACGATCTCGCCGAGCGGGATCCGGTAGCGCAGCTCGACGCGGTCCTCCGAGAGGTACTCCATGCCGCCGAGCGTGCCGCGGCGCGTCTGGCAGAGCTCCATGATCGCGCCGACGTAGTCCTTCGGCGCGAGGATCGTCGCGCGCACCATCGGCTCGACGACCGACAGGATCTTCCCCTCGGGGAACTCGCTCGGGTTCGTGACCACGTGCGTCTGCCGGTCCTCGGTCTGCACCTGGTACGGCACGCTCGGGGCGGTCGCGATGAGGTCGAGGCCGAACTCGCGCTCCAGCCGCTCCGAGATGATCTCGAGGTGCAGCAGGCCCAGGAAGCCGCAGCGGAACCCGAAGCCCAGCGCGACGGAGGTCTCGGGCTCGTAGACGAGCGCGGCATCCGACAG contains:
- a CDS encoding DUF1990 family protein, whose protein sequence is MKPIGERSTNYGAVGATAHFDFHRFPPKGFEVVQKRARIGHGRPRYDAAVAALRTWKIQRLSGIEVDVVGTEEGTVYRPVGFDGTEATRAASIEPQQDFGPDGEPFLQPGDSVDQRIRVAGMQIHAPMRVIAVEEEPSTHVVIVGSLEGHPLAGEERFTVEIAEDETVFLHFRAIVRQDALWARLGTPFARALRRRYHDRFMDVLRSIDVR
- the hemW gene encoding radical SAM family heme chaperone HemW, with protein sequence MGRLPEGEAAPTDGRLPLGTAVDGPFGVYLHVPFCSVRCGYCDFNTYTADELRGATRAGYPDDVAAEIALAAASLAELGPLRPAQTVFFGGGTPTLLPAGDLLTMLAGVRDAFGLAPDAEVSVEANPDSIDAGGLAQLRAGGVTRVSFGMQSAVPHVLAALDRTHDPERVPLVVGWARDAGLEVSVDLIYGAPGESLDDWQRSLDAAVAMEPDHISAYALIVEDGTALARRIRKGELTAPDDDLQAAMYEAADATLGAAGFEWYEVSNWARGDRVARHNLAYWRGQDWWGFGPGAHSHVGGVRWWNVKHPAAYRDRLLAGASPALAREVLDDETRRVERVLLESRIVDGLPISMLEPEGRREVAGLIADELIDGGAALAGRVVPTLRGRLLADAVVRRLLP
- the hrcA gene encoding heat-inducible transcriptional repressor HrcA — translated: MVSDRGLDVLRAIVQDYVAMREPVGSKSIVERHAFGVSAATIRNDMALLEEEELIVAPHTSSGRVPTDKGYRVFVDRLQRMQPLTAAQRVAITRFLDEAVDRDDVLARTARLLSSLTNQVALVQVPMRRPAGVRRVELVAVAETRLLAVLILDSGRVEQRVLDAQQRIEPEQATALGRAFTETTAELPPAEAVQRLSSAAASAPPSLHAATSAVATALTEMLQAAGGDRIVMAGASHLVREERDFHGRVTPVLDAIEEQVTLLRLFDEMGAEGEVATRIGRELSGPLGEAAVVASTYSDSRLEGHVGVLGPTRMDYAGNMAAVRAVARYLTRLLSED
- a CDS encoding DUF4870 domain-containing protein, producing the protein MTDPNAPRGEQPVPPEHPEGFDVTHEQHAAPSAPAAPAPGVGQPAQSFSSPAEVPGPPAFGGAPQAGQEWQQGQQASGGASAAPRPGEQPFGGAGSSAPQYGQGQSGQGQYGQGQFGQGQPGQPGQPPYGQPQYGQPQSGQQYGGPQQYGQQPQYGAPGQPQYAAAAPMSPVDEKNAGMWGHLSGLSTIVTGGYGGWVGPLIVYMIYKDRSAFARQESKEALNFGILMTIVTVGLLVVGTILSFVGIGFILLILWWVPGLLQVIFSIVGAMRVNSGGSYRYPFNWRLVK